A stretch of Numenius arquata chromosome 11, bNumArq3.hap1.1, whole genome shotgun sequence DNA encodes these proteins:
- the ULK3 gene encoding serine/threonine-protein kinase ULK3: protein MAGAGWAPPRLDGFILTERLGAGTYATVYKAYRKRDTREVVAIKCVNKRSLNRVSVENLLTEIKILKTIRHPHIVELKDFQWDNDHIYLIMEFCAGGDLSRFIRMRRILPEKVARIFLQQLACALKFLHDHNISHLDLKPQNILLSAPENPQLKLADFGFAQHMSPWDEKHVLRGSPLYMAPEMVCRQQYDARVDLWSVGVILYEALFGRPPFASRSFAELEEKIRSDRAVELPSRPQLSPECRDLLGQLLERDPLKRISFQCFFAHPFVDMEHVPGPESLCKATNLVVEAVKKDQEGDAPTALSLYCKALEYFVPALYYENDARRKEAIRAKVGQYISRAEELKAVVTSSSKNLLQQGNPAREILKEMAKDKPRLVTALEMASAAMAKEEEGKDEGDTLELYQQSLGELLLLLAAEPAGRRRELLHAEIQTLMARAEYLKDQMKMREAQSMGKEALAEPVRSTCTLQ from the exons ATGGCCGGGGCCGGCTGGGCCCCGCCGCGCCTGGACGGCTTCATCCTCACCGAGCGCCTGGGAGCTGGCACCTACGCCACCGTCTACAAGGCCTACAGGAAG AGGGACACGCGGGAGGTGGTGGCCATCAAGTGCGTGAACAAGAGGAGCCTCAACCGGGTGTCGGTGGAGAACCTGCTGACAGAGATCAAGATCCTGAAGACCATCCGCCACCCGCACATCGTGGAGCTCAAGGACTtccag TGGGACAATGACCACATCTACCTGATCATGGAGTTCTGCGCTGGGGGGGACCTCTCCCGCTTCATCCGGATGCGCAGGATCCTCCCCGAGAAAGTGGCCCGCATCTTCCTGCAGCAGCTCG CCTGCGCTCTGAAGTTCCTCCATGACCACAACATCTCCCACCTGGACCTCAAGCCGCAGAACATCCTCCTGAGTGCCCCGGAGAACCCTCAGCTGAAGCTGGCAG ATTTCGGCTTTGCACAGCACATGTCCCCCTGGGACGAGAAGCATGTCCTGCGGGGCTCCCCGCTCTACATGGCCCCCGAGATGGTGTGCCGCCAGCAGTACGACGCCCGGGTGGACCTGTGGTCGGTGGGCGTTATCCTCTACG AAGCACTTTTTGGGAGGCCACCCTTCGCCTCCCGCTCGTTTGCCGAACTGGAGGAGAAGATCCGCAGCGACCGGGCTGTCGAG CTTCCCAGCcggccccagctctccccagaatGCCGGGATCTCTTAGGACAGCTCTTGGAGAGGGACCCATTGAAACGCATCTCCTTCCAGTGCTTCTTCGCCCACCCTTTCGTGGATATGGAGCACGTCCCTGGCCCCGAGAGCCTCTGCAAGGCG ACCAACCTGGTGGTGGAGGCGGTGAAGAAGGACCAGGAGGGGGATGCTCCCACTGCCCTCTCTCTCTACTGCAAAGCCCTGGAGTATTTTGTGCCGGCTCTGTACT atgaaAACGATGCTCGCCGGAAAGAAGCCATCCGGGCCAAG GTGGGGCAATACATCTCCCGAGCGGAGGAGTTGAAGGCGGTGGTCACCTCCAGCAGCAAGAACCTCCTGCAGCAAGGGAATCCGGCCAGAGAGATCCTTAAAG AGATGGCCAAGGACAAGCCTCGGCTCGTCACCGCACTGGAAATGGCTTCGGCCGCCATGGCCAAG gaggaggaaggcaaagaCGAGGGCGACACCCTGGAGCTCTACCAGCAGAGCctgggggagctgctgctcctcctggccg CGGAGCCGGCGGGGAGGCGACGGGAGCTGCTCCATGCCGAG ATCCAGACCCTGATGGCCCGAGCCGAGTACCTGAAAGATCAGATGAAG ATGCGGGAGGCACAGTCCATGGGCAAGGAGGCGCTGGCAGAGCCCGTCCGGAGCA CCTGTACCTTGCAGTGA